In a single window of the Ruminococcus albus 7 = DSM 20455 genome:
- a CDS encoding alpha-galactosidase, giving the protein MSITYNEKTRSFKLRANNTDYMFKVINGEYLGHVYYGKKVPDEDMDWLLRLDESPFTPETNDRDRAVYLDTTPFEYPCFGIGDYRESTLKILDSEGMSSCDLRYVSHRIYDGKPALEGMPATFATEKSPAQTLEITMEDAHTGLEAVLVYSVFENLDAITRSVRFTNTSDKPLKLTRALSACVEFDTDKMDMITLNGSWARERHIERAPLHHGKQSIDSCRGESSHQNNPFVALCAHNADEDMGEVFGFNFVYSGNFFAQAEVTQHKKTRFVMGINPLDFEWLLESGETFTAPEVVMVHSDEGIGKMSRTFHDLYRENLIRGEYKDKRRPILINNWEATYFNFNTEKIISIAKEASRLGIEMLVLDDGWFGHRDSDNSSLGDWFVYEKKLEGGLKHLVEEVNKLGMKFGLWFEPEMISPDSDLYRAHPDWAIQIKGRPLTLCREQYVLDYSRKEVRDYVYSMMKNILDNANIEYIKWDMNRQLTEVGSAALPVERQRELWHRYVLGVYDLMGRLTADYPHILLENCSGGGARFDPAMLYYSPQIWCSDDTDAIERLKIQHGTSICYPCSAMGAHVSDCPNHTVGRNTPFKTRGHVAMVGTFGYELDVTRIPQEDRDMIPAQIEEFKKYNPLVRTGDHYRIGNMFEDNTWDAWMFVAKDKSEALFEFVQVMARPNMRSRRIKLKGLDPDAYYYEESEPDKLISGAALMNAGINCAKIWGADGISGDYSSKILHYIKH; this is encoded by the coding sequence ATGAGTATAACCTACAACGAAAAAACACGTTCATTCAAACTTCGCGCCAACAACACCGACTATATGTTCAAAGTGATAAACGGCGAATATCTCGGACATGTTTACTACGGCAAAAAAGTCCCCGATGAGGATATGGACTGGCTGCTGCGCCTTGATGAAAGCCCCTTCACCCCCGAGACCAATGACCGCGACAGAGCTGTGTATCTCGATACCACTCCATTTGAATATCCCTGCTTCGGTATCGGAGACTACCGCGAAAGCACGCTTAAAATACTTGACAGCGAAGGTATGTCCTCCTGCGACCTGAGATATGTTTCCCACAGGATATATGACGGCAAGCCTGCTCTCGAGGGTATGCCGGCAACTTTCGCCACCGAAAAAAGCCCTGCACAGACTCTTGAAATCACCATGGAAGATGCCCACACAGGACTTGAAGCTGTGCTGGTATATTCTGTATTTGAAAACCTTGATGCTATCACCCGTTCGGTGAGATTTACAAACACCTCAGACAAGCCCCTTAAACTAACCCGTGCCCTTTCTGCCTGCGTTGAATTCGATACCGACAAGATGGATATGATAACGCTGAACGGTTCATGGGCAAGGGAGCGCCATATTGAACGTGCACCCCTCCACCACGGCAAGCAGAGCATAGATTCCTGCCGCGGCGAATCTTCCCACCAGAACAACCCATTCGTTGCACTGTGCGCACATAATGCAGACGAGGATATGGGAGAGGTCTTCGGTTTCAACTTCGTTTATTCGGGCAACTTCTTCGCTCAGGCAGAAGTCACACAGCACAAAAAGACACGTTTCGTCATGGGCATAAATCCCCTTGATTTTGAATGGCTCCTTGAATCTGGCGAAACTTTCACCGCCCCCGAGGTAGTAATGGTACACTCCGATGAGGGCATAGGCAAAATGTCGCGCACCTTCCATGACCTCTACCGCGAGAACCTTATCCGCGGCGAGTATAAGGACAAGCGCCGACCCATACTTATCAACAACTGGGAGGCTACCTACTTCAACTTCAACACCGAGAAGATAATCTCGATCGCAAAGGAGGCCTCCAGGCTGGGCATAGAGATGCTCGTTCTGGATGACGGCTGGTTCGGTCACAGGGATTCCGATAACTCATCTCTCGGTGACTGGTTCGTTTATGAAAAGAAACTTGAGGGCGGTCTGAAGCACCTTGTTGAAGAAGTCAACAAGCTGGGAATGAAGTTCGGTCTTTGGTTCGAGCCCGAAATGATATCTCCCGATTCCGACCTCTACCGCGCTCACCCCGACTGGGCTATACAGATAAAAGGCAGACCCCTGACTCTCTGCCGCGAGCAGTACGTACTTGATTACTCCCGCAAGGAGGTACGCGACTACGTTTACTCCATGATGAAGAATATACTCGACAATGCCAATATAGAGTATATCAAATGGGATATGAACCGTCAGCTTACAGAAGTCGGTTCAGCCGCACTCCCCGTCGAAAGACAGCGCGAACTCTGGCACAGATACGTCCTTGGTGTATATGACCTCATGGGCAGACTAACCGCCGATTATCCCCATATATTGCTGGAGAACTGCTCGGGCGGCGGTGCAAGATTTGACCCTGCTATGCTTTATTATTCTCCGCAGATATGGTGTTCCGACGATACCGATGCCATTGAGCGCCTGAAGATACAGCACGGCACTTCCATATGCTACCCCTGTTCGGCTATGGGCGCACACGTTTCCGACTGCCCCAACCATACCGTCGGCAGAAATACTCCTTTCAAAACAAGGGGGCACGTTGCCATGGTGGGAACTTTCGGCTATGAACTCGATGTAACACGCATACCTCAGGAGGACAGGGATATGATACCTGCCCAGATAGAGGAGTTCAAGAAGTACAATCCTCTCGTCCGCACAGGCGACCACTACCGCATAGGCAATATGTTTGAAGACAACACATGGGATGCATGGATGTTCGTTGCAAAGGATAAGAGCGAAGCCCTGTTCGAGTTCGTGCAGGTAATGGCAAGACCGAATATGCGCTCACGCAGGATAAAGCTGAAAGGTCTTGACCCCGATGCTTACTACTATGAGGAAAGCGAACCCGACAAGCTGATATCGGGTGCGGCACTGATGAACGCAGGTATCAACTGTGCAAAGATATGGGGCGCCGACGGCATAAGCGGTGACTACTCCTCAAAGATACTCCACTATATCAAACACTAA
- a CDS encoding orotate phosphoribosyltransferase, with amino-acid sequence MEERLQTIQSVKNKKVQIGIIPGHYATNHSHVNYYVDMTSIKTSLKMAKEAAHELGSTYANTNIETIICLEGTEILGGFLADYLSQAGINKGEDINLITPELNAVNQMIFRDNTQKKIWGKQVLLLISSASTGKSIRRAVDCLQYYSGKLTAVGAIFSAIDKFDDIPVHALFTAEDLPHYENYLANDCPMCKNGQKVDALINSFGYSKL; translated from the coding sequence ATGGAAGAACGTTTGCAGACTATACAGTCGGTAAAAAACAAAAAGGTGCAGATAGGCATAATACCCGGACACTATGCCACTAACCATTCGCACGTTAATTATTATGTTGATATGACATCAATAAAGACAAGCCTGAAGATGGCTAAGGAAGCGGCACATGAGCTGGGCAGCACTTATGCCAACACAAATATCGAAACGATAATATGTCTTGAAGGAACAGAGATTCTCGGCGGTTTTCTTGCAGACTATCTTTCACAGGCAGGCATAAACAAGGGTGAGGATATAAACCTTATCACGCCTGAGCTTAATGCAGTGAATCAGATGATATTCCGTGACAACACCCAGAAGAAGATATGGGGCAAGCAGGTACTTCTGCTGATATCCAGTGCTTCAACAGGAAAGAGTATCAGACGTGCTGTTGATTGTCTGCAGTATTACAGCGGAAAGCTGACAGCTGTAGGAGCTATATTCTCGGCTATCGACAAGTTCGATGATATACCTGTACACGCACTGTTCACCGCAGAAGACCTTCCGCATTACGAGAACTATCTTGCTAACGACTGTCCTATGTGTAAGAACGGTCAGAAGGTAGATGCACTGATAAACAGTTTTGGTTATTCAAAGCTGTAA
- a CDS encoding alpha/beta-type small acid-soluble spore protein, producing MKGVTTQQGRDTLNKFKMEAANEVGVNIKQGYNGDLTSREAGSVGGQMVKKMIDAYKTGSKQ from the coding sequence ATGAAAGGTGTAACAACTCAGCAGGGCAGAGATACTCTCAACAAGTTCAAGATGGAGGCAGCAAATGAAGTTGGTGTCAACATCAAGCAGGGTTACAATGGTGACCTGACTTCAAGAGAGGCAGGCTCCGTTGGCGGCCAGATGGTCAAGAAGATGATCGATGCTTACAAGACAGGCAGCAAGCAGTAA